ACATGTGACAATCTATTTTCTGTCCGAGATCAATAATTTAAGTATACATATGAATAAGTACCCCTTTACTTGCGGTGCCGTGTAGGCATCTCAtgatatatgggctaattatcctttTGCCCTCAGTGTTGTCTTTATACTCAGTTTTGCCATCAGTTATGAATCGTGTTCAGCTTTGCCCCTTGTTTGTCTGCACTGGCTCGTTCCGTGAACACTGCCGTATCCATCAGGTCAACGTTTTGACTTGGACCTTACAGGTGGGACCAGGCGGCACAGACGCGCTATACAATCAGACCGTTGCTTtcgtggcttgtgggacccaacAAAGAGTCGTTGAGCAGAGAGTCATTGCGGGTGTGCGATATAAGCGGAGTGAGAGTCCCCGGAGCTCGCAGTAGTGAGCAAGAACCATCTAGGCTGGGGAGCTGGGCGCGGGGGACAGAGAGAAGATCTTAGTCCAACTAGTAGGAGCAGTTATGAAATTTGGACATCTTTTTAAAATATCTAATTGtgattcttgttttctttggtcttATACTCGTGGCGAAAAATTGGTAAAATAATGTACGTATTGTAATGCATTTGGTGAAATAAAAATAACATGCAAATTCAAAGAAAAAATAATGTGTGATAAAAAATGGATGTCGGACGACCGCGAGGATAAAATTTGGGTCCGCCTGTTGGGCACGCAGTCAACCCATTCACAAAAGGGGGAACGGACACGCCACACCAAACGGACAAAAGACAAACACAGCGCGTGTCCGTTTGAATCGCGTGTTTGGAGTTGCTCTATGTCCCAATAGGTGGACCCGATAATCTTTCTCTCTTTATTTAGTGCGTGCTTGGTTATCCACATCGATTGCATGTGTGTCTTAGTTCGCTCTGGTTgagaaaaaacatgcaaaaatccAACATCTACATCATTTGGTTGTGCCCCATGTAGGCTATCTGTATTAAGGGAACAGTTTTGGCATGACGTTTTGCGTCTTACATTGAATGGGCTTATGCAATTACACAATTTTTGGTTGCATACAATGGATATGATTAAGAGTTAACAATTACACATAACACACATAGTTACAGTAGAGCGCCTTGGCAACTGCggtggatgatgacaacaatgtCGCATTCGACACGACAAGCACAAAGTCGCGGGCGAGCGACCCCATCATCGGGATGACCAACTAGTTGCAAGCGTCGTCGCAAAGAAAGTACGTGTGAATGGATGAACATGAGGGCGCTCAGGTACAACATGGGGGAGGAGAAATGCAATGCGCACGTCTTGATGGTGCGCACTGTAGTAGGATGCAGGATATGAGGCTAGCAATACCGTATTAGAATAAATGCAAAGAGGTCGAGAGGAACGAAGTCAATGTTGGTTGCGATGTAGCAGAACGCACGCGAGAAGTCCGAGAGAGACGATGCCGACCGCTCAAGTGTACTAGGAAATGGGCAAGAAGGCCGTGATGAACGACGACCGCTCGAGTGTAGTGGGACGCGAGACAGGAGGCATAGAtgaacgatgacgacaatgacgctaGTGCAACAAGACGCGAGAGAGGAGATCGAAAGGAATGATGTCGGCGATGACGCTAGTGTAATAGTATGCGAGACAGGAGGCCCAAAGTAATGATTAAAAAGGATTAAATGAAGAAGATTAAGGAGTATCATAGACACACATATGCATGTGTTACTCACgagtcacgagaaagagaaagatTTAGATCCACTAGTATACGACCGTTGTCGAATATGAACACATGCAACATGAAAGTCGCGCGAAACTACGATATAACGTTACTGATCAAAGAAAATTTCAAATGACCGACCATGCACGATGAATTTGATAAAATCCATCCAAAATAATACCAATTGAACAGAAAATTAAAATTTAAAATTAGCAAAACTACGAACGTGTGAATGGAACTACAACGCTGATGCGTTTTTGTGTGTGTAGACCTTAtatgaaatcaaaacatcattgtATATATTAAAAGGGACTAATAAATGGATGAGGATGTGAGTTAAACGAACAAACCACATGCAATCTCACATACACCCAATTATTATGGAGAACGAAGTTGCATTCTGTATTCATCCGCTCAAGGTTGGTTCACTAAGAAGTATCAATCATTCGATCATTCCTGACGGGCCTGGTTGAAAGATGCTTTAAATTTCGTACGATACAAATCAAAAACTAAATGCAGGTAATCAAATAGCATAATTTCATCACATTTGAAAGCAAACACATCTTTACACATCCCAAATATTTATTCTTTATCGTTTTTGTTGGCATCACAGCCGTCCATCCCGCTGCCGATCCAGCCGTCCATTGCCGTTCACGCGGATCCATGGGCCCAccgccccttcttcctcccctcctccccacgaATAAATACTCGGCAATCCCGTCTCTTTCCTCACCAACGCACCCGGCAATCAGCAGTCAAGCAATCTCCACACACATCTCTCCTACTCCCGAATCCGTTCTCCACCTAGCCATGGACGCCTCAGCCACCGTAGCCGCCGGGAAGGGGAAGAAGGGCGCGGCCGGGCGCAAGGCCGGCGGCCCCAGGAAGAAGTCCGTGTCGCGGTCCGTCAAGGCCGGGCTCCAGTTCCCCGTCAGCCGCATCGGGCGCTTCCTCAAGAAGGGCCGCTACGCGCAGCGCGTCGGTTCCGGCGCCCCCGTCTACCTCGCGGCGGTCCTCGAGTACCTCGCCGCCGAGCTGCTGGAGCTGGCGGGCAACGCCGCCAAGGACAACAAGAAGAGCCGCATCACCCCCCGCCACCTGCTGCTCGCCATCAGGAACGACGAGGAGCTCGGCAAGCTGCTCGCCGGCATCACCATCGCGCACGGCGGCGTCATCCCCAACATCAACCCGGTGCTGCTCCCCAAGAAAACCGCCGAGAAGTCGCCCAAGGAGCCCAAGTCGCCCAAGAAGACCGCCAAGTCCCCCAAGAAGGCGTAGGCGGCCATTGCATAGTTAGGTCGGAGTAGCTGGGATGGATGTTACATGCATGGGTGTGCTTCAGGATACTTCAGCTCGAAGTAGACTGTTCTTGCTGTGTCCTTGTATTTTCTGACCGTGGTTTCAATGAAACTTTGCTTTCATGCAATGCGTTCGATCTGTGTTTCATTTGCCCATGCCCCTTGTTATCCCTTTGCTCAGAGAATTGCATCTTTGGGTGTGGGTTTGCGATTCATATCTTTCGAATTTCATCCATGCAGGGTCCTGGGCGGGCAATTGCGAAGGTAGGTGGGAATCAACCAAACTAGGTCAACATCTTTGGCGCGTGCCTGAAATGTTTGGTGGTGGGGTTTCCCGCCCCAATTTCGTGTAGCATTCGATTTGGCGGGAGATTTCCCTGCTCCAGTTGATTTCCCTGCTCAGTTGCGAAGGTATAAATTTCGTAGAAAACTAAAATTAAAAATCCACGTCTATTTCCATGCTCCAGTTTCGCGCCCAAAAAGATTGGACGGAACTTTCGAATTGGCGGGTAGATTTCCCGCTCGTTCTGAATTTCAGTTCTGGGAGTTTGGCGGGCAACTCAAAACTGCATCCTCTGTTACTTTTTAGCGGAGTGATTTCCCGCTTCATTTTCGTGCCCATTTTGGCGCATCCTTTTGCAATCTTGGAACCATCTACCTGATCCTCCATGTCTTGGATGGGCGCACAACCAATTTCCGGAAGGATAGTTGGATAAATGGGGGAAGAAGATGATCAATTAGTTGGTGAATTCCATATTCAGGCGCGCCAAGAAACTCTACGGAGGGCCTCCCCTGCCAACCGGGCcgggccattgatggactattccTTCCTTGGTCACACTTTCAGTTAGGCATGGCGGAGATCGCGTTAGATGGCTGTGGACGACATACTCAGGTAAACTCTTGTACAAATTCAGAACATAATTTCTTCTCTGTAGGCAGGGAGGGTATGCCATGTGCTAAACAAATCTGGGGAATGGATCAAGGGCACCAGCGAATGTATACATAGTGTTTACATGCTTCTGATGGCTGATGGCACTCATACTTATCGCGTTCTCATGGGGCTCCTTCACACAGAGTGATAAGGACATATCAGTAAATGACGATGATGCAGTGCACTGTAATAAATAAGATACAATTACTGTTACCACTAGCACAAGATGTATATCTCTTACTACAAATTACCAATATACTATTCGGCCCTGTCCTCGTACCACTTTAATACACTTTTAGCCTgttaagggcatctccaatggttgtaagatagttgttggtaattttgacacataggatttttgatgatgtgtcattgcaataaatgaggaaagagaacaaggttgtatgtaaattaaccaacacccttgcacaagctccaatgtagaatgagagagcaccttatttattacctcacatcttattggacaaactagatacaacccattagagtagttgtatgttaaggtgttggctgatgacatgacatattttaccaacaagctaaccaacaaactgttggagatgccctaagcaATGTATTTGACTTCGTGGACCTCTCCTTGTCATCCTTGAACATACCACCGTAGTACTTTCTACTGCTATGGACTTGAAGAGAGTAACGGTTGGGATGCATGGCGATTGCTTCTTCGATGGAGCCTTCCACAGCTTCCACCTCGCGTACAGTTGCTTTGAGATAAATCAGTTTCAACCTGGAGGTGCTCAAGGCCTGAAAGATGATCGATGCCCATGCCAGCACTGTCAAAATATGAATGTTTGCACATAACATCCTTTGCTTTCCAGTGAAGATGGAGCCGGTGGAGTGCTGGCATAGCACCTGGTGCAAATGCTATTCCCGTCCCCGTGAATCCCATAAATGTGAAGCAAAACCCCTTTAGA
This genomic stretch from Hordeum vulgare subsp. vulgare chromosome 6H, MorexV3_pseudomolecules_assembly, whole genome shotgun sequence harbors:
- the LOC123403105 gene encoding histone H2A-like — its product is MDASATVAAGKGKKGAAGRKAGGPRKKSVSRSVKAGLQFPVSRIGRFLKKGRYAQRVGSGAPVYLAAVLEYLAAELLELAGNAAKDNKKSRITPRHLLLAIRNDEELGKLLAGITIAHGGVIPNINPVLLPKKTAEKSPKEPKSPKKTAKSPKKA